Proteins co-encoded in one Streptococcus pyogenes genomic window:
- the folB gene encoding dihydroneopterin aldolase, producing the protein MDKIVLEGCRFYGYHGAFKEEQTLGQIFLVDLELSVDLQAASLSDQLTDTVHYGMVFDSVRQLVEGEKFILIERLAGAICEQLFNEFPPIEAIKVAIKKENPPIAGHYKAVGIELERQR; encoded by the coding sequence ATGGATAAAATCGTATTAGAAGGTTGCCGTTTTTATGGCTACCATGGAGCCTTTAAAGAAGAACAGACCCTTGGGCAAATTTTTCTGGTTGATTTAGAATTGTCAGTCGATTTGCAAGCAGCTTCTTTGTCAGACCAATTAACAGATACGGTCCATTACGGGATGGTGTTTGATAGTGTCCGTCAGTTAGTGGAAGGGGAAAAGTTTATTTTGATTGAACGTTTAGCAGGTGCGATTTGTGAACAGCTTTTTAACGAATTTCCGCCTATTGAAGCCATCAAAGTGGCCATTAAAAAGGAAAACCCACCGATTGCAGGCCACTATAAGGCAGTTGGTATTGAATTGGAGAGACAGAGATGA
- the folK gene encoding 2-amino-4-hydroxy-6-hydroxymethyldihydropteridine diphosphokinase — protein MTIVYLSLGTNMGDRAAYLQKALEALADLPQTRLLAQSSIYETTAWGKTGQADFLNMACQLDTQLTAADFLKETQAIEQSLGRVRHEKWGSRTIDIDILLFGEEVYDTKELKVPHPYMTERAFVLIPLLELQPDLKLPPNHKFLRDYLAALDQSDITLFSAQQTEF, from the coding sequence ATGACCATTGTTTATTTAAGTTTAGGCACCAATATGGGGGACCGAGCAGCTTACTTGCAAAAAGCTCTTGAGGCTTTAGCTGACTTACCTCAAACACGGTTGCTTGCTCAATCATCCATTTATGAAACGACTGCTTGGGGCAAGACAGGCCAGGCTGATTTTCTCAATATGGCCTGTCAATTAGATACACAATTAACCGCGGCTGATTTCTTAAAAGAAACACAAGCTATTGAGCAATCTCTTGGTCGTGTGAGGCATGAAAAATGGGGATCAAGAACTATTGACATTGATATCTTGCTATTTGGAGAAGAGGTTTATGACACAAAGGAATTGAAAGTGCCACACCCTTATATGACTGAGCGTGCTTTTGTTTTAATCCCCTTATTGGAATTGCAGCCAGATTTAAAATTGCCTCCTAATCATAAGTTTTTAAGGGATTATCTTGCAGCTTTAGATCAATCAGATATCACACTCTTTTCAGCTCAACAGACAGAGTTCTAG
- the murB gene encoding UDP-N-acetylmuramate dehydrogenase, with protein MITELHGIDIRENEPLKHYTYTKVGGPADFLAFPRNHYELSRIVAYANKENMPWLVLGNASNLIVRDGGIRGFVIMFDKLNAVHLNGYTLEAEAGANLIETTKIAKFHSLTGFEFACGIPGSIGGAVFMNAGAYGGEISHIFLSAKVLTPSGEIKTISARDMAFGYRHSAIQETGDIVISAKFALKPGNYDTISQEMNRLNHLRQLKQPLEFPSCGSVFKRPPGHFAGQLIMEANLKGHRIGGVEVSEKHTGFMINVADGTAKDYEDLIAYVIETVENHSGVRLEPEVRIIGENL; from the coding sequence ATGATAACTGAACTTCATGGGATTGATATTCGAGAGAATGAACCCCTAAAACATTACACTTACACTAAGGTAGGTGGCCCAGCAGATTTCTTGGCTTTTCCTAGAAATCACTACGAGCTATCACGCATCGTTGCTTATGCCAACAAAGAAAATATGCCTTGGCTTGTTTTGGGAAATGCCAGCAATCTCATTGTGCGAGATGGTGGTATTCGTGGCTTTGTCATCATGTTTGATAAGCTAAATGCAGTGCACTTAAATGGTTATACCTTAGAAGCCGAAGCTGGTGCCAATCTGATTGAAACAACGAAGATTGCCAAATTCCATAGTTTAACAGGGTTTGAATTTGCATGTGGCATTCCTGGAAGCATTGGGGGTGCTGTTTTTATGAATGCGGGTGCTTATGGTGGGGAAATATCACATATTTTCTTATCCGCTAAGGTGCTTACCCCAAGTGGAGAGATCAAAACCATTTCAGCTAGGGATATGGCTTTTGGTTACCGTCACTCTGCCATTCAAGAAACAGGTGACATTGTCATTTCTGCTAAGTTTGCTCTTAAACCGGGTAATTATGATACGATCAGCCAAGAAATGAATCGGTTAAATCACCTTCGCCAACTAAAACAACCTTTAGAATTTCCATCTTGTGGATCTGTGTTTAAGCGCCCGCCAGGACACTTTGCAGGTCAATTAATCATGGAAGCAAATCTTAAAGGGCATCGGATTGGTGGTGTGGAAGTTTCCGAAAAACACACTGGTTTTATGATTAATGTGGCAGATGGCACAGCTAAAGATTATGAAGATTTGATTGCTTATGTCATTGAGACAGTTGAAAACCATTCTGGTGTCAGGCTTGAACCAGAAGTTCGGATTATTGGGGAAAACCTGTAA
- a CDS encoding ABC transporter ATP-binding protein has translation MTKPIITFNNVSKTFEDSGTQVLKNINFDLEEGKFYTLLGASGSGKSTILNIMAGLLDASSGDIYLDGERINDLPINKRDIHTVFQNYALFPHMTVFENVAFALKLKKVDKKEIAKRVKETLKMVQLEGFENRSIQKLSGGQRQRVAIARAIINQPRVVLLDEPLSALDLKLRTEMQYELRELQQRLGITFVFVTHDQEEALAMSDWIFVMNEGEIVQSGTPVDIYDEPINHFVANFIGESNIINGTMIEDYLVSFNGKEFESVDGGMRPNEPVEVVIRPEDLQITLPEEGKLQVKVDTQLFRGVHYEIIAYDELGNEWMIHSTRKAIEGEVIGLDFTPEDLHIMRLNETEEEFDARIEEYVEMDEPEDGLINAIEEERNEENL, from the coding sequence TTGACTAAGCCAATTATCACATTTAACAATGTTTCAAAAACATTTGAGGACAGTGGAACACAGGTTCTAAAGAACATTAACTTTGACCTTGAAGAAGGAAAATTTTACACCCTGCTTGGAGCTTCTGGCTCTGGAAAATCAACTATTTTAAATATTATGGCGGGCCTACTAGATGCCAGCAGCGGAGACATTTATTTAGATGGGGAACGTATTAATGATTTGCCGATTAATAAACGTGACATTCATACCGTTTTCCAAAATTATGCCCTCTTCCCTCATATGACTGTTTTTGAGAATGTTGCCTTTGCTTTGAAGCTGAAGAAAGTGGACAAGAAAGAGATTGCTAAGCGCGTGAAAGAAACCTTGAAAATGGTTCAATTAGAAGGGTTTGAAAATCGTTCTATCCAGAAGTTGTCTGGTGGTCAACGTCAACGTGTTGCCATTGCGCGTGCGATTATCAATCAACCGCGTGTGGTCTTACTTGACGAACCACTCTCAGCCCTTGATTTGAAATTAAGAACAGAGATGCAATATGAATTACGTGAATTGCAACAACGTCTAGGCATTACCTTTGTTTTTGTTACTCACGATCAAGAAGAAGCCTTGGCCATGAGTGATTGGATTTTTGTCATGAATGAAGGTGAAATTGTTCAGTCGGGAACACCAGTGGATATTTACGATGAGCCAATTAATCATTTTGTTGCTAATTTTATTGGAGAATCTAATATTATTAACGGTACCATGATTGAAGACTATCTTGTCTCCTTTAACGGGAAAGAATTTGAATCTGTGGACGGTGGAATGCGCCCTAATGAGCCTGTTGAAGTGGTTATTCGTCCTGAAGATCTTCAAATTACTTTGCCAGAAGAAGGGAAATTACAAGTTAAGGTTGATACCCAATTATTCCGCGGGGTTCACTACGAAATTATTGCCTATGATGAATTGGGTAATGAATGGATGATTCATTCTACCCGCAAAGCTATCGAAGGAGAAGTTATCGGATTAGATTTTACCCCTGAAGATCTTCATATCATGCGTCTTAATGAGACTGAAGAGGAATTTGATGCCCGTATTGAAGAATATGTGGAAATGGATGAGCCTGAAGATGGATTGATTAATGCCATTGAGGAGGAGCGTAATGAAGAAAACCTCTAG
- a CDS encoding ABC transporter permease: MKKTSSLFSIPYFLWILFFVVAPVTLLFYKSFFDIEGRVTLANYETFFSSWTYLRMSVNSILYAGIITLVTLLISYPTALFLTRLKHKQLWLMLIILPTWVNLLLKAYAFMGIFGQQGGINSFLTFMGIGPQQILFTDFSFIFVASYIELPFMMLPIFNALDDIDHNVINASRDLGASEFQAFSKVIFPLSLNGVRAGVQSVFIPSLSLFMLTRLIGGNRVITLGTAIEQHFLTTQNWGMGSTIGVVLILTMVAIMWLTKEKSK; the protein is encoded by the coding sequence ATGAAGAAAACCTCTAGTCTTTTTTCGATTCCTTACTTCTTATGGATTCTCTTTTTTGTTGTGGCACCAGTCACTCTCTTGTTTTACAAGTCCTTTTTTGACATAGAAGGGCGCGTGACCTTAGCCAATTATGAAACCTTTTTTAGCTCTTGGACTTATTTGAGGATGAGTGTGAATTCTATTTTATACGCTGGTATTATCACACTCGTCACGCTCTTGATTTCATATCCTACGGCTCTCTTTTTAACGCGCCTAAAGCACAAGCAGTTGTGGCTTATGCTCATTATCTTGCCAACCTGGGTAAATTTATTGCTAAAGGCCTATGCCTTTATGGGAATCTTTGGTCAACAAGGAGGGATTAACAGCTTTTTAACCTTTATGGGGATTGGCCCGCAGCAAATCCTTTTCACAGATTTCTCCTTCATTTTTGTAGCCTCTTACATTGAGCTCCCTTTTATGATGTTACCGATTTTTAACGCTTTGGATGATATTGACCATAATGTCATCAATGCCAGTCGCGACCTAGGAGCTAGTGAATTTCAGGCCTTCTCAAAAGTTATTTTTCCCCTTTCTTTAAATGGGGTTAGGGCAGGTGTTCAGTCTGTCTTTATCCCAAGTTTGAGTCTCTTTATGTTAACCCGTTTGATTGGTGGAAACCGGGTGATTACACTTGGTACAGCCATTGAACAACATTTTTTGACCACCCAAAACTGGGGAATGGGATCAACCATTGGTGTCGTCTTGATTTTGACCATGGTTGCTATTATGTGGCTCACAAAGGAGAAAAGTAAATGA
- a CDS encoding ABC transporter permease translates to MKKFANLYLASVFVLLYIPIFYLIFYSFNKGGDMNGFTGFTLEHYQTMFEDSRLMTILLQTFVLAFSSALLATIIGIFGAIFIHHVRGKYQNAMLSANNVLMVSPDVMIGASFLILFTSLKFQLGMSSVLLSHIAFSIPIVVLMVLPRLKEMNQDMVNAAYDLGANYFQMLKEVMLPYLTPGIIAGYFMAFTYSLDDFAVTFFLTGNGFTTLSVEIYSRARQGISLDINALSTIVFFFSILLVIGYYYMSQDKEEKHA, encoded by the coding sequence ATGAAAAAATTTGCCAATCTTTATTTAGCGAGTGTCTTTGTTTTACTCTACATTCCTATTTTTTATTTGATTTTCTATTCTTTCAACAAAGGTGGGGATATGAATGGTTTTACAGGATTTACCCTTGAGCATTACCAAACCATGTTTGAGGATAGTCGTCTCATGACAATCTTACTGCAAACCTTTGTTCTTGCTTTTAGTAGCGCTCTACTAGCAACGATTATTGGGATCTTTGGAGCTATCTTTATCCACCATGTTAGAGGTAAGTACCAAAATGCCATGCTATCAGCCAATAATGTCTTGATGGTATCACCAGATGTCATGATTGGGGCTTCCTTTTTAATTCTTTTTACATCATTGAAGTTTCAGCTGGGCATGTCTTCAGTTTTATTAAGTCATATTGCTTTTTCGATTCCTATTGTGGTTTTGATGGTATTGCCGCGCTTGAAAGAGATGAATCAGGACATGGTCAACGCCGCTTATGATTTGGGAGCTAATTATTTCCAAATGCTCAAAGAAGTCATGCTGCCATACTTAACACCAGGGATTATTGCAGGTTATTTTATGGCCTTTACCTATTCCTTAGATGATTTTGCAGTGACTTTCTTTTTGACTGGAAATGGTTTTACTACTTTATCTGTTGAGATTTATTCGCGGGCTCGTCAGGGAATTTCCTTGGATATCAATGCTTTGTCAACCATCGTTTTCTTTTTCTCCATCCTCTTAGTGATCGGTTATTATTATATGTCACAGGACAAGGAGGAAAAACATGCGTAA
- a CDS encoding ABC transporter substrate-binding protein: MRKLYSFLAGVLGVIVILTSLSFILQKKSGSGSQSDKLVIYNWGDYIDPALLKKFTKETGIEVQYETFDSNEAMYTKIKQGGTTYDIAVPSDYTIDKMIKENLLNKLDKSKLVGMDNIGKEFLGKSFDPQNDYSLPYFWGTVGIVYNDQLVDKAPMHWEDLWRPEYKNSIMLIDGAREMLGVGLTTFGYSVNSKNLEQLQAAERKLQQLTPNVKAIVADEMKGYMIQGDAAIGITFSGEASEMLDSNEHLHYIVPSEGSNLWFDNLVLPKTMKHEKEAYAFLNFINRPENAAQNAAYIGYATPNKKAKALLPDEIKNDPAFYPTDDIIKKLEVYDNLGSRWLGIYNDLYLQFKMYRK, from the coding sequence ATGCGTAAACTTTATTCCTTTCTAGCAGGAGTTTTGGGTGTTATTGTTATTTTAACAAGTCTTTCTTTCATCTTGCAGAAAAAATCGGGTTCTGGTAGTCAATCGGATAAATTAGTTATTTATAACTGGGGAGATTACATTGATCCAGCTTTGCTCAAAAAATTCACCAAAGAAACGGGCATTGAAGTGCAGTATGAAACTTTCGATTCCAATGAAGCCATGTACACTAAAATCAAGCAGGGCGGAACCACTTACGACATTGCTGTTCCTAGTGATTACACCATTGATAAAATGATCAAAGAAAACCTACTCAATAAGCTTGATAAGTCAAAATTAGTTGGCATGGATAATATCGGGAAAGAATTTTTAGGGAAAAGCTTTGACCCACAAAACGACTATTCTTTGCCTTATTTCTGGGGAACCGTTGGGATTGTTTATAATGATCAATTAGTTGATAAGGCGCCTATGCACTGGGAAGATCTGTGGCGTCCAGAATATAAAAATAGTATTATGCTGATTGATGGAGCGCGTGAAATGCTAGGGGTTGGTTTAACAACTTTTGGTTATAGTGTGAATTCTAAAAATCTAGAGCAGTTGCAGGCAGCCGAGAGAAAACTGCAGCAGTTGACGCCGAATGTTAAAGCCATTGTAGCAGATGAGATGAAAGGCTACATGATTCAAGGTGACGCTGCTATTGGAATTACCTTTTCTGGTGAAGCCAGTGAGATGTTAGATAGTAACGAACACCTTCACTACATCGTGCCTTCAGAAGGGTCTAACCTTTGGTTTGATAATTTGGTACTACCAAAAACCATGAAACACGAAAAAGAAGCTTATGCTTTTTTGAACTTTATCAATCGTCCTGAAAATGCTGCGCAAAATGCTGCATATATTGGTTATGCGACACCAAATAAAAAAGCCAAGGCCTTACTTCCAGATGAGATAAAAAATGATCCTGCTTTTTATCCAACAGATGACATTATCAAAAAATTGGAAGTTTATGACAATTTAGGGTCAAGATGGTTGGGGATTTATAATGATTTATACCTCCAATTTAAAATGTATCGCAAATAA